The bacterium genome segment AGAGGAAATTGGTATAAGAACCATTGACTTTTTAAAATTTGCTTTTAAACCCTGTGGAAAAAGAAAATTTGTTGGTGCAAACTATTATAACGTACCTTTAAAGAAAGAGTATGCTCCAGACAAGTATAAGGATCAACAAAAATTTTTCAATTACATTAGAAATTTACCTGGATACACTCTTAAACTTGGGCATCTTGAATTGAGAAATGTTGAATTAAAGAAAGGTACTGTAATTTTAGAAAATTCAAAAGCACATGTATATTTTGTGGGACCTATTGATAAGGTAAATGAAATTCTCAAAAAAGACGAATCAAAAACAATAACTCAAATTAAATATTTAGTAGAGAAAGGAGTTGATATATCTATAGCAACTGATATGCTTTCACTTGCATATGATGATTTTTACGATACAGGAATTTTAGTAAGTGGTGATGGCGATTTTGCTTATGTAATTAAGAAAATACAGCAATTGAAGAAAAAAATAGAAGTGGCATATTTCCCGCAGAGAAAATGTTGGCATCTAAGGCAGGTAAGCGATAAGTTTATTTCATTAGAAAAATCTTTTTTTGAAGATTTGGAAAGAAAGGAAACCCGAAAATGAAAAGAAACAAAATTTTAAATTTACTATACGACTATAATCGGATAGTATTGACATTTTCTATACGACTATGGTAGTATAGTAATATGGAAAATAAAATAAAAAAAGAATTTTTAAAGTATTTGAATGCCATAATATCACAACAGAGTTTAAAAATTAGGGGCAATATTGTTGATGAAAATGGTAATTTTTATCCAAAAAGAAGTGCTTTTCCTATTTTTAAAAAATATATCCAGGATTTTTTAAAATTCAATTCTGAACCAAGATGGATAATAATACATGGACTTCGTGGAGTAGGAAAAACAACATTATTATCGCAACTTTTCTATGAAGTATTATCAGATAAAGATGTTGAGAAACTTTATATTTCAGTTGATGAACCGATGAGAAGATTTGGTGCATCATTATGGGATATTGTTGAAGGATATGAAATATTAATTGGGAAAAGGTTAGAAGAATTAAATAAAAAATTATTTTTATTTT includes the following:
- a CDS encoding NYN domain-containing protein, encoding MERVFIFIDGSNFYHGLKEEIGIRTIDFLKFAFKPCGKRKFVGANYYNVPLKKEYAPDKYKDQQKFFNYIRNLPGYTLKLGHLELRNVELKKGTVILENSKAHVYFVGPIDKVNEILKKDESKTITQIKYLVEKGVDISIATDMLSLAYDDFYDTGILVSGDGDFAYVIKKIQQLKKKIEVAYFPQRKCWHLRQVSDKFISLEKSFFEDLERKETRK